A genomic stretch from Sphingobacterium sp. ML3W includes:
- a CDS encoding DUF1735 domain-containing protein: MKKYFILFFTATLSLTACKDTRFDDMIPDSIYLPKSDLQTGTITVMNEDDYIHKIWIHKAGYFQGKFDGNLSLDAIYLKTYNESHNTDYEMLSEKYFTLEKDFEIAAGVNETSVPLTLKIAGIVKDLGYGTYYVPLHVNSKTEGGTVSVEKSNLILAITLKQPVLNIDSEKKGAFSLDFSTNPPATYELDLTARLDVKSPTDLNVSYKTDLSLLSEGEKALDTKFYNFKADLTIPSGEQFIENFLTLDVAKMPRGSWVIPVRLSSTNTKVKVDESAYIKVTISKGTLDDIKWTGEYFQQNEIIIPSQVLNDKMIAMAEGVDVEVSSDQSWAAVTKKADGNIYLNVNQVNPVNHRERVATVTVLDKETKLTKTIKIRQCAPGYGTLLNRNLWSIPDYSSNVAVVSSQLGRLYDGSWPANSSENANSYVEFNNRTDGTTPFVLTFDMGDGHRSYNSIGLMPRLQWTQPAPKVVKIEVSDDKSSWTTLGPNAGTTGKWDAFTEAELKGSTGDFNNHYEGIVHWFDLGAQTKRFIRISLFEGHYQSTGKVVCLNQVFVSQR; this comes from the coding sequence ATGAAAAAGTATTTTATATTATTTTTTACGGCCACATTATCTCTTACGGCATGCAAGGATACGAGGTTTGACGATATGATCCCCGATTCGATCTATTTACCGAAGAGTGATCTGCAAACAGGGACAATTACAGTCATGAATGAAGATGATTATATCCACAAGATCTGGATCCATAAGGCCGGCTACTTTCAGGGGAAATTTGATGGGAACTTATCATTGGATGCTATATATCTCAAAACATATAACGAGTCCCATAATACAGATTATGAAATGCTCAGTGAAAAGTATTTTACACTGGAAAAAGATTTTGAGATAGCGGCAGGTGTCAACGAGACCTCTGTACCATTAACACTAAAAATTGCCGGTATTGTTAAGGATCTGGGCTACGGAACATATTATGTTCCTTTACATGTAAACAGTAAGACAGAAGGCGGGACAGTTAGTGTGGAAAAATCCAATCTCATTTTAGCTATCACTTTAAAACAGCCCGTACTGAACATTGATAGCGAGAAAAAGGGTGCATTTTCACTTGATTTTTCGACGAACCCGCCGGCAACATACGAACTGGATCTGACAGCGAGGCTAGATGTCAAATCACCGACAGACCTAAATGTGTCATACAAGACAGATCTTAGCTTATTATCTGAAGGAGAGAAGGCGCTCGATACAAAATTCTATAACTTTAAGGCTGATCTAACTATTCCATCAGGAGAGCAGTTTATAGAAAACTTTCTGACCCTTGATGTCGCTAAAATGCCCCGGGGGAGTTGGGTAATTCCTGTTCGCCTGTCTTCTACAAATACGAAGGTGAAAGTTGATGAGTCAGCTTATATAAAAGTAACCATTTCCAAAGGCACACTCGATGATATCAAATGGACCGGTGAATATTTTCAACAAAATGAAATTATTATTCCTTCGCAGGTACTCAATGATAAAATGATCGCTATGGCAGAGGGGGTTGATGTTGAAGTATCATCAGATCAGTCCTGGGCTGCTGTGACTAAAAAGGCAGATGGCAATATTTATTTGAACGTGAATCAGGTCAATCCAGTCAACCATCGGGAACGCGTCGCCACTGTTACCGTTCTGGACAAAGAAACGAAACTGACCAAGACGATCAAGATCAGGCAATGTGCTCCCGGTTATGGAACATTGCTTAACAGGAATTTATGGAGTATCCCGGACTATAGTAGTAATGTGGCTGTAGTAAGCAGCCAGCTTGGACGATTATATGACGGTTCATGGCCAGCTAATTCCAGTGAAAATGCTAATTCATATGTTGAATTTAACAATAGAACAGATGGAACAACTCCTTTTGTATTAACATTTGATATGGGCGATGGCCACCGTTCTTACAACTCTATAGGGCTGATGCCACGGTTACAATGGACTCAACCCGCACCTAAAGTCGTTAAGATCGAGGTCAGCGATGATAAGAGCAGTTGGACGACTCTTGGTCCGAACGCGGGAACGACCGGAAAGTGGGATGCGTTTACCGAAGCCGAATTGAAAGGCAGTACAGGGGACTTTAACAATCACTACGAGGGGATTGTCCATTGGTTTGATCTGGGCGCGCAAACCAAGCGTTTTATCAGGATTTCCCTGTTTGAAGGTCATTATCAGTCTACTGGTAAAGTAGTCTGTTTGAATCAGGTTTTTGTAAGTCAACGTTAG
- a CDS encoding RagB/SusD family nutrient uptake outer membrane protein — protein sequence MILLLTASCMMWSCNSFLDTTPEDLRSPEQIFSTYTSTQNAMFGVYSYIRKYNPMAMPSTVSTSDVDVVYTNVTTFDMGTWTASAAPYDKWNTFYQAIREANYFLQNLDKCPESELASDMREQWRAEVRTLRAYYYAQLMRMYGPVILLGDELPDFTAVDMQRPRNSWDECVQWVTSEFSAMANNSYLPVVQEGNNYARMSQAIALAYRARILLQSASDQFNGNPMYTGIKNSDGKALFPATKDPNKWKLAREAAEDVIKLGYYNLVKVNGTNGTIDPYASYKAVFTTAQNKEMIFSYLEDDGYVDKRLAPNSNGGWGGGYNPTQEMVDLYAMNNGRYPIKGYLDADRNSPDIDAQAGYSETGFTNFTHPIEKVQRSTFNMFVNREPRFYVSVLYGGISWFVANKSSEKIYLEMFKNGNNGPDASHNYFSTGYNMAKLAMPEYEANPTKNIKREVPYMRYAEILLNYVEASIEMGDLSNTNLFTYWNMVRERAGLPNIEQAYPEAAGNKQKLIELLRRERRIEFAFEGMSFYDTRRWLIAEQTERGAIHGMNVKATGTRGSNSYPADFFKRTVLEKRIFTPSYYLYPIPQSDLNKNFALVQNYKW from the coding sequence ATGATTTTACTACTGACAGCGTCTTGTATGATGTGGTCATGTAATTCCTTTCTGGATACGACACCGGAGGATCTGCGTTCACCTGAACAGATTTTTTCGACCTACACGTCAACACAAAATGCGATGTTCGGTGTCTATTCATATATCCGAAAATATAATCCGATGGCGATGCCATCGACCGTTTCGACAAGCGATGTGGATGTTGTTTATACCAATGTCACTACGTTTGATATGGGTACGTGGACTGCTTCGGCTGCGCCTTATGACAAGTGGAATACGTTTTATCAGGCAATCAGGGAAGCAAACTACTTTTTGCAAAACCTGGACAAGTGCCCCGAGAGCGAGCTGGCTTCAGATATGCGTGAACAATGGCGTGCGGAAGTGCGTACGCTCCGTGCCTATTATTATGCGCAGCTCATGCGGATGTACGGCCCAGTTATTCTCTTAGGGGATGAGCTCCCTGATTTTACCGCAGTTGATATGCAGCGTCCGCGCAACAGCTGGGACGAATGTGTACAATGGGTAACGTCTGAATTTTCTGCCATGGCTAATAATAGTTACCTCCCTGTTGTACAAGAAGGAAACAATTATGCCCGTATGAGCCAAGCTATTGCCCTGGCCTACCGTGCCCGAATTTTGTTGCAGTCGGCAAGTGACCAATTCAATGGAAACCCAATGTATACCGGAATCAAAAACTCAGATGGAAAAGCATTGTTTCCAGCAACCAAGGATCCCAATAAATGGAAGTTGGCACGTGAAGCAGCGGAAGACGTCATCAAGCTTGGATACTACAATCTTGTTAAAGTCAATGGAACCAATGGAACAATTGATCCTTACGCTTCTTACAAAGCTGTTTTCACCACAGCGCAAAATAAAGAGATGATTTTCTCCTATCTGGAGGATGATGGATATGTCGATAAAAGGCTCGCCCCGAATAGCAATGGCGGCTGGGGCGGCGGTTATAATCCGACACAGGAAATGGTGGATCTGTATGCGATGAATAATGGAAGATATCCAATAAAGGGATACCTTGACGCAGATCGTAATTCACCGGACATTGACGCGCAAGCGGGCTATAGTGAGACTGGATTTACAAATTTTACCCATCCGATCGAAAAAGTACAGCGCAGTACTTTTAACATGTTTGTCAACCGGGAACCCCGATTTTATGTTTCGGTACTTTATGGCGGTATTTCCTGGTTTGTTGCCAACAAGTCTTCGGAGAAAATTTATCTCGAGATGTTCAAAAATGGTAACAATGGGCCTGATGCTTCCCATAACTACTTTTCTACCGGGTATAATATGGCAAAATTAGCTATGCCTGAATACGAGGCTAATCCCACTAAAAATATCAAGCGGGAGGTTCCTTACATGCGTTATGCTGAAATTCTTTTGAATTATGTCGAGGCAAGTATTGAAATGGGCGATCTTTCCAACACGAATTTATTTACATACTGGAATATGGTTAGGGAGCGTGCTGGCTTACCTAATATTGAACAGGCTTATCCAGAGGCAGCAGGAAATAAACAGAAGCTGATCGAATTGCTACGGAGAGAACGCCGGATAGAATTTGCTTTTGAGGGGATGAGTTTTTACGATACCCGCAGATGGCTGATTGCTGAACAGACCGAAAGAGGTGCTATTCACGGTATGAACGTTAAGGCAACCGGAACACGAGGATCAAATAGTTACCCTGCTGATTTTTTCAAACGTACTGTCCTTGAGAAGCGGATTTTTACGCCGAGTTATTACTTATATCCTATTCCGCAAAGTGATCTTAACAAGAACTTTGCTCTGGTTCAAAATTACAAATGGTAA